From Lolium perenne isolate Kyuss_39 chromosome 5, Kyuss_2.0, whole genome shotgun sequence, a single genomic window includes:
- the LOC127301431 gene encoding protein TIFY 10c isoform X1 — MTYAEGEGSGKTTMAAAKENSKSSFAVTCGLLSRYLRENKGGALQGLAGLGMAPPATAIEGGAFQPPTTMNLLSGLEDPKPDTVDVQLAVGKGQLLQAPTGNQDAHQLTIFYGGKVVVVDNFPSTEVKALLQMANAAGDGAVDRAGSGSGAVPQSLPGPADNNLPDLPIARRNSLHRFLEKRKGRITAKAPYQANSASSAPSKQANGDKFWLGLGQEVAIKQEI, encoded by the exons ATGACTTACGCGGAAGGCGAAGGGAGCGGGAAgacgacgatggcggcggcgaaggAGAACTCCAAGTCCAGCTTCGCCGTCACCTGCGGCCTCCTCAGCCGCTACCTCAGGGAGAACAAGGGCGGCGCGCTGCAGGGTCTCGCTGGCCTCGGCATGGCGCCGCCGGCCACCGCCATCGAAGGAG GAGCTTTCCAGCCGCCGACCACCATGAACTTGCTGTCGGGGCTCGAGGACCCAAAGCCAGACACCGTCGACGTGCAGCTCGCCGTCGGCAAAGGCCAGCTCCTCCAGGCGCCAACTGGCAACCAAGATGCGCATCAGCTGACCATCTTCTACGGTGGGAAAGTGGTGGTCGTCGACAACTTCCCGTCCACCGAGGTCAAGGCTTTGCTGCAGATGGCGAACGCCGCCGGCGATGGCGCCGTAGACAGggccggcagcggcagcggcgcggTTCCGCAGAGCCTGCCCGGACCTGCAGACAACAATCTTCCTG ATCTGCcgatagcgcggaggaactcactCCATAGGTTTCTCGAGAAAAGAAAGGGCAG GATAACTGCCAAGGCGCCTTACCAAGCTAACAGCGCGTCGTCTGCTCCGTCCAAGCAAGCTAATGGTGACAAGTTCTGGCTCGGGCTAGGCCAAGAAGTGGCGATAAAGCAAGAGATATGA
- the LOC127301431 gene encoding protein TIFY 10c isoform X2, which produces MTYAEGEGSGKTTMAAAKENSKSSFAVTCGLLSRYLRENKGGALQGLAGLGMAPPATAIEGGAFQPPTTMNLLSGLEDPKPDTVDVQLAVGKGQLLQAPTGNQDAHQLTIFYGGKVVVVDNFPSTEVKALLQMANAAGDGAVDRAGSGSGAVPQSLPGPADNNLPGTSSYIFCSSDKICR; this is translated from the exons ATGACTTACGCGGAAGGCGAAGGGAGCGGGAAgacgacgatggcggcggcgaaggAGAACTCCAAGTCCAGCTTCGCCGTCACCTGCGGCCTCCTCAGCCGCTACCTCAGGGAGAACAAGGGCGGCGCGCTGCAGGGTCTCGCTGGCCTCGGCATGGCGCCGCCGGCCACCGCCATCGAAGGAG GAGCTTTCCAGCCGCCGACCACCATGAACTTGCTGTCGGGGCTCGAGGACCCAAAGCCAGACACCGTCGACGTGCAGCTCGCCGTCGGCAAAGGCCAGCTCCTCCAGGCGCCAACTGGCAACCAAGATGCGCATCAGCTGACCATCTTCTACGGTGGGAAAGTGGTGGTCGTCGACAACTTCCCGTCCACCGAGGTCAAGGCTTTGCTGCAGATGGCGAACGCCGCCGGCGATGGCGCCGTAGACAGggccggcagcggcagcggcgcggTTCCGCAGAGCCTGCCCGGACCTGCAGACAACAATCTTCCTGGTACGAGCTCTTACATCTTTTGCAGTTCAGACAAG ATCTGCcgatag